In Polaribacter sp. L3A8, a genomic segment contains:
- a CDS encoding NAD-dependent succinate-semialdehyde dehydrogenase, with amino-acid sequence MKTITTINPATEEEITTYNRISEKTTKEKVAKASDAYKSWKKTSLEERSKLMHKLADIFDNNKEKYAQLATQEMGKVIEQSRKEIEKCALICRYYADNITELLADKIVETEASKSYVTFQPLGVTLAIMPWNFPFYQVIRFATPAVMTGNTGVLKHASNVQGCAFALEEAFAEAGFPEGVFTNLNVASDAIEAIIEDNNIVAVTLTGSEPAGRSVAKTAGENLKKTVLELGGSDAYIVLEDVDLEKATDLATFGRLQNNGQTCIAAKRFIVLEEIYDDFLKLFTKKMKAAKMGAPTDKDVYYGPMARIDLRNEIDEQVQQTIKQGGNLILGGKIPDRKGAYYPATILADLKPGMTAFDEELFGPVASVIKAKNEEEAIELANNSTFGLGSGVLTANSKRGEKIALQLEAGNSFVNKLVTSDPRLPFGGIKNSGYGRELSSYGIREFVNTKSIWID; translated from the coding sequence ATGAAAACAATCACCACTATAAACCCTGCCACAGAGGAGGAAATTACAACTTATAACAGAATTTCAGAAAAAACAACAAAAGAAAAAGTTGCAAAAGCAAGCGATGCTTATAAATCTTGGAAAAAAACAAGTTTAGAAGAACGATCTAAGTTGATGCACAAACTGGCTGATATCTTTGATAATAACAAAGAGAAATACGCACAATTGGCTACCCAAGAAATGGGAAAAGTAATTGAACAATCTCGTAAAGAAATAGAAAAATGTGCTTTAATCTGTAGGTATTATGCAGATAACATCACGGAATTATTAGCCGATAAAATAGTAGAAACAGAAGCAAGTAAAAGTTATGTAACGTTTCAGCCCTTAGGAGTTACTTTAGCTATAATGCCATGGAATTTCCCTTTTTACCAAGTTATTCGTTTTGCCACACCAGCAGTAATGACAGGAAATACAGGTGTTTTAAAACACGCGTCTAACGTACAAGGTTGTGCCTTTGCTTTAGAAGAAGCCTTTGCAGAAGCTGGTTTTCCCGAAGGAGTTTTTACAAACTTAAATGTAGCGTCAGATGCTATAGAAGCAATTATAGAAGATAATAATATTGTTGCTGTAACCTTAACAGGAAGTGAACCAGCAGGACGTTCTGTTGCTAAAACTGCAGGAGAAAACTTAAAAAAGACCGTTTTAGAATTAGGTGGAAGTGATGCCTACATCGTTCTGGAAGATGTAGATTTAGAAAAAGCTACAGATTTAGCTACTTTTGGTCGATTACAAAATAACGGACAAACGTGTATTGCTGCTAAACGCTTTATTGTTTTAGAAGAAATTTATGATGATTTCTTAAAGCTATTCACAAAAAAAATGAAGGCTGCAAAAATGGGTGCTCCAACAGACAAAGATGTTTATTACGGACCAATGGCACGTATAGATTTACGCAACGAAATTGATGAGCAAGTACAACAAACCATTAAGCAAGGTGGTAATTTAATTTTAGGAGGAAAAATTCCTGATAGAAAAGGAGCTTATTATCCTGCAACAATTTTAGCAGATCTAAAACCTGGTATGACGGCTTTTGATGAAGAACTTTTTGGACCTGTAGCTTCTGTTATTAAAGCAAAAAATGAAGAGGAAGCTATTGAACTTGCAAATAATTCTACTTTTGGTTTGGGTTCTGGTGTACTTACGGCTAATTCTAAAAGAGGAGAAAAAATTGCTTTGCAATTAGAAGCAGGAAATAGCTTTGTAAATAAACTAGTTACTTCAGATCCAAGATTACCTTTTGGTGGTATTAAAAATAGTGGTTATGGTAGGGAGCTTTCTAGTTACGGAATTAGAGAATTTGTAAACACAAAGTCTATTTGGATAGATTAG
- the ccsA gene encoding cytochrome c biogenesis protein CcsA, producing MKKIISILYSTRLMAVLFIVFATAMGIATFIENDFGTQTSKALVYNTWWFEAIMVFFVINFFGNIFRYRLYKKEKWAVLMFHLAFFFILIGAGVTRYMGFEGIMMIEEGQSTNKFLSETTYLNVIVDNGKVQKPEINKPILLSAWGKNSWSYSDNFKNEDKTQDFSFELVDYIPWAEKKLVADENGVEHLFFVESSEGTRHEHWIKKGTTQNIHGVLVSFDTPDNNASINFTKENGNLKMVSKDAGDWFRMADQKRGNIVKDSVQNFQYLTLHNIAGLQFVIPKPAEKGFMKTTSGKKDSKNLDVIVLDVKSNNETKRIELTGGKYNSAGSKELTVGGLNFRMLYGSKILETPFSLKLNDFQLEKYPGSESAASYASEVTVVDTEETFDYRIYMNHILDHKGYKFFQSSYDLSGPREETHLSVNHDFWGTFITYLGYSLLYTGLISMLFDKNTRFNDLKQGLKKIRKKKMTLSIVATLFISSFSFGQHTAHKENNISNQQIDSVLKANLVDINHAESFNKLVIQDAGGRMKPAHTFASELVRKVSQTETFNGMQPSQVLLSIIENPRLWFEVPVIYLEKGNYKIRQLIGIPETTEYARLSDFITPTGAYKIKEQVAESQKKNVKNKYEKDLIKIDKRVGLLYSAIGGGILRIYPIPNDDNNTWVSQPETLTAGFKATDSVFVRQSLPVYIQLLQEAKQTKDYTKANQILDGIKKFQKKFGAEVYPSENKIDLEITYNKWSIFTKTSIFYMILGLLLIFIEILKIFFYKSKALSLIVKGLIVLTLLSFLFHTFGLAARWYISGNAPWSNAYESIIYVAWATMLFGLYLGKKSTLTIGATTFLAAIILIFAHQNWLDPAIANLQPVLNSWWLMVHVSIIVASYGPFSLGMILGIVSLLLIVFTTEKNKKRMDLNIKELTIITEMAVTVGLVMLTVGNFLGGMWANESWGRYWGWDPKETWALISIMIYAFVLHMRLIPGLRSRLAFNFAAAFAYLSIMMTYFGVNFYLSGLHSYASGDKAVTPQEAYIYIAALVILTIIASFKYKKYFKK from the coding sequence ATGAAAAAAATTATTAGTATACTTTACTCAACACGTTTAATGGCAGTCTTATTTATAGTTTTTGCCACTGCAATGGGAATTGCCACATTTATAGAAAACGACTTTGGCACACAAACCTCAAAAGCACTCGTGTATAACACCTGGTGGTTTGAAGCTATTATGGTATTCTTTGTTATTAATTTCTTTGGAAACATTTTTAGATACAGATTATATAAAAAAGAAAAATGGGCTGTTTTAATGTTTCATTTGGCTTTTTTCTTTATTTTAATTGGTGCAGGAGTAACACGTTACATGGGCTTTGAAGGTATTATGATGATTGAGGAAGGACAATCTACCAATAAATTCTTATCTGAAACTACTTATTTAAATGTAATTGTTGATAACGGGAAAGTTCAAAAACCAGAAATAAACAAACCTATATTATTATCTGCATGGGGTAAAAATTCTTGGTCTTATTCAGATAATTTTAAAAACGAAGACAAAACACAAGATTTTAGTTTTGAATTGGTTGATTATATTCCTTGGGCAGAAAAAAAATTAGTAGCGGATGAAAACGGTGTTGAACATTTATTTTTTGTTGAATCTTCTGAAGGTACGCGCCATGAACACTGGATTAAAAAAGGAACAACTCAGAATATACACGGTGTTTTAGTAAGTTTTGATACTCCAGACAACAATGCTTCTATAAACTTTACAAAAGAAAATGGAAACTTAAAAATGGTTTCTAAAGATGCCGGTGATTGGTTTAGAATGGCAGATCAAAAAAGAGGAAACATTGTAAAAGACTCTGTTCAGAATTTTCAGTATTTAACGTTACACAATATTGCTGGCTTACAATTTGTGATTCCTAAACCTGCTGAAAAAGGATTTATGAAAACTACTAGTGGTAAAAAAGATAGTAAAAATTTAGATGTTATTGTTTTAGACGTTAAAAGCAACAACGAAACAAAAAGAATAGAATTAACTGGTGGTAAATATAATTCTGCAGGCTCTAAAGAACTTACTGTTGGAGGATTAAATTTTAGAATGTTATACGGTTCTAAAATATTAGAAACCCCGTTTTCATTAAAACTAAACGACTTTCAATTAGAAAAATATCCAGGTTCTGAAAGTGCTGCTTCTTATGCAAGTGAAGTAACCGTAGTAGATACAGAAGAAACATTTGATTATAGAATTTACATGAACCATATTTTAGACCACAAAGGCTACAAGTTTTTTCAATCTAGTTACGACTTATCAGGACCAAGAGAAGAAACACACCTCTCTGTAAATCATGATTTTTGGGGAACCTTTATTACTTATTTAGGCTATTCTTTATTATATACAGGGTTAATAAGTATGCTTTTTGATAAAAACACACGTTTTAATGACTTAAAACAAGGTTTGAAAAAAATTAGAAAGAAAAAAATGACCCTTTCTATTGTAGCAACATTATTCATTTCTAGTTTTAGTTTTGGTCAACATACAGCACATAAAGAAAATAACATTTCAAATCAGCAAATAGATTCTGTTTTAAAAGCAAATTTAGTTGATATAAACCATGCTGAAAGTTTTAATAAGCTAGTAATACAAGATGCTGGTGGACGAATGAAACCAGCTCACACATTTGCTTCTGAATTGGTTAGAAAAGTTAGTCAAACAGAAACCTTTAATGGCATGCAACCTAGTCAGGTTTTGTTATCTATTATAGAAAACCCACGTTTGTGGTTTGAAGTTCCTGTAATTTATTTAGAAAAAGGAAACTATAAAATTAGACAATTGATAGGTATTCCTGAAACTACAGAATATGCACGTTTATCTGATTTTATTACTCCAACCGGAGCTTATAAAATTAAAGAACAAGTAGCGGAATCACAGAAAAAAAATGTAAAAAATAAATACGAAAAAGACCTTATTAAAATTGATAAACGAGTAGGTTTATTATATAGCGCAATTGGTGGTGGTATTTTACGTATTTACCCAATTCCTAATGATGATAATAACACTTGGGTTTCTCAACCAGAAACTTTAACGGCAGGTTTTAAAGCAACAGACTCTGTCTTTGTTCGTCAATCTTTACCTGTTTACATTCAGCTTTTACAAGAAGCAAAACAAACCAAAGATTATACAAAAGCAAATCAAATTTTAGACGGAATTAAAAAGTTTCAAAAGAAATTTGGGGCTGAAGTATATCCGTCAGAAAATAAAATTGATTTAGAAATTACTTATAATAAATGGAGCATATTTACAAAGACTTCTATTTTTTATATGATTTTAGGATTGTTATTAATCTTTATTGAAATCTTAAAAATATTTTTCTATAAATCTAAAGCACTTAGTTTAATCGTAAAAGGACTTATTGTTCTAACCCTTCTAAGTTTTCTCTTCCACACATTCGGCTTAGCAGCTAGATGGTACATTAGCGGAAATGCTCCTTGGAGTAATGCTTACGAGTCTATTATTTATGTTGCCTGGGCAACTATGCTATTTGGTTTGTATTTAGGAAAAAAATCGACATTAACTATTGGAGCGACAACATTTTTAGCAGCCATTATTTTAATATTTGCACATCAAAACTGGTTAGATCCTGCCATTGCTAATTTACAACCTGTACTAAACTCTTGGTGGTTAATGGTACATGTATCTATTATTGTAGCTAGTTATGGGCCTTTTTCTTTAGGTATGATTTTAGGTATTGTTTCTTTACTACTTATTGTCTTTACAACAGAAAAGAATAAAAAGAGAATGGATCTTAATATTAAAGAATTAACAATAATTACCGAAATGGCAGTTACCGTTGGTTTGGTTATGCTAACGGTTGGTAACTTTCTTGGCGGAATGTGGGCTAATGAAAGTTGGGGACGTTATTGGGGCTGGGATCCAAAAGAAACTTGGGCTTTAATTTCTATTATGATCTATGCTTTTGTTTTACACATGCGTTTAATACCTGGTTTACGTAGTAGACTTGCATTTAATTTTGCGGCGGCTTTTGCTTACTTATCTATAATGATGACTTATTTTGGAGTAAACTTTTATTTATCTGGTTTGCATTCTTATGCGAGTGGAGATAAAGCCGTAACACCACAAGAAGCTTATATTTATATTGCTGCTTTAGTTATATTAACAATTATAGCATCGTTTAAATACAAGAAATACTTTAAAAAGTAA
- a CDS encoding DUF2892 domain-containing protein, translating into MFHKNIKLAIAGLLTAWAVYQFTQVNIMNGISILLLAGIFVLLYFKNEFILMAFLQLRKQNFEGTQKWLGYIKNPEAALIVKQQGYYNYLHGIILSQTNITQAEKYLRKAIKLGLAMDHDLAMAKLQLAGIAMTKRRKREAVNLMAEAKKLDKHGMLKEQMGMMKQQMKKI; encoded by the coding sequence ATGTTTCATAAAAATATAAAATTAGCTATTGCAGGTTTACTTACAGCTTGGGCAGTGTACCAATTCACTCAAGTAAATATAATGAACGGAATTTCTATCTTATTACTAGCCGGAATTTTTGTTTTACTATATTTTAAAAACGAATTTATTTTAATGGCTTTTTTACAATTACGTAAACAAAATTTTGAAGGAACTCAAAAATGGTTGGGTTATATTAAAAACCCTGAAGCGGCTTTAATTGTAAAACAACAAGGGTATTATAATTATTTACACGGAATTATATTAAGTCAGACAAATATTACACAAGCTGAAAAATATTTGCGTAAAGCTATAAAATTAGGTTTGGCAATGGATCATGATTTAGCAATGGCTAAATTACAGTTAGCGGGTATTGCGATGACAAAAAGACGTAAACGTGAAGCAGTTAATTTAATGGCGGAGGCTAAAAAATTAGACAAACATGGTATGCTTAAAGAACAAATGGGTATGATGAAACAACAAATGAAGAAGATTTAA
- a CDS encoding LysM peptidoglycan-binding domain-containing protein encodes MKHVKFFVFLCILTFTVSCGQQKKYVQYKVKEGETMRGIAQRLDMKTSDLLRLNPDVGRKPEVNSVIVIPNKKIKASNSVTKGKTVDDEISDAAKKEAALKNKEEEVLNELKKNFVVYEVKKGDTFYSLTRFYNVSQKEIIALNPILSEGLKVGQVIKIKPIVEGDVSENDIYEDVIEDNISLKVALLLPFSAKEYSGTESKDIFQKSKLANMVTDFYLGAEIAIDSLRKQGIEIDLNVFDTEKNGTKISTILAENNLNKNDVVIGPLYSEEVEIVANKVNVPVVFPFYSKNQSKFTASKLIKTSPEKKVFREELTAYIKDNFTKGNLILVGDGKSDSNTSNAIIKQSLQSHDSINAVHILKPSKGYIAKDRFLKILKPNEENWIVLTSGNTILVADAINSLISLPENTSIRVFTFNKGKAFDKIANLKLAKINLTYVSDEYVNEASASTQQFNNQYAKKNNALPSFSATKGFDITYDVLIRLASGDDLKDTFKDGASFRVESKFDYSSKMFGVSENNGLFIVQYNKDLSLTRLK; translated from the coding sequence ATGAAACATGTAAAATTTTTTGTTTTTCTATGTATTTTAACGTTTACTGTTTCTTGCGGTCAACAAAAAAAGTACGTTCAGTATAAAGTAAAAGAAGGTGAAACAATGAGAGGGATTGCCCAGAGATTGGACATGAAAACCAGTGATTTACTGCGCTTAAACCCAGATGTTGGCAGAAAACCAGAAGTAAATTCTGTAATTGTAATTCCGAACAAAAAAATAAAAGCATCAAATTCAGTTACAAAAGGAAAAACTGTAGATGATGAAATTTCGGATGCTGCAAAAAAAGAAGCCGCTTTAAAAAATAAAGAAGAAGAAGTTTTAAATGAACTTAAAAAGAACTTTGTTGTTTACGAAGTAAAAAAAGGAGATACTTTCTATAGTTTAACGCGTTTTTATAATGTTTCTCAAAAAGAAATAATTGCTTTAAACCCAATATTATCTGAAGGTCTAAAAGTAGGACAGGTTATAAAAATTAAACCAATAGTAGAAGGAGATGTCTCTGAAAACGATATTTACGAAGATGTTATAGAAGATAATATTTCTTTAAAAGTAGCACTACTTTTGCCATTTAGTGCAAAAGAATACAGTGGTACAGAATCAAAAGATATTTTTCAGAAAAGTAAATTAGCAAATATGGTTACCGATTTTTACTTAGGAGCAGAAATAGCTATAGATTCATTAAGAAAACAAGGAATAGAAATAGACCTAAATGTTTTTGATACAGAAAAAAATGGAACAAAAATCAGCACTATTTTAGCAGAAAATAATCTTAATAAGAATGATGTAGTTATTGGGCCGTTATATTCTGAAGAAGTAGAAATAGTTGCAAATAAGGTAAATGTACCCGTAGTGTTTCCTTTTTACTCTAAAAATCAATCTAAGTTTACAGCGTCTAAATTGATAAAAACGTCACCCGAGAAAAAAGTTTTTAGAGAAGAACTAACAGCGTATATTAAAGATAATTTTACAAAAGGAAATTTAATCTTGGTAGGTGATGGAAAATCAGATTCTAACACTTCTAATGCTATTATAAAACAATCTTTACAGTCGCACGATTCTATCAATGCTGTTCATATTCTTAAGCCTAGTAAAGGGTATATTGCCAAAGATCGTTTCTTAAAAATTTTAAAACCTAATGAAGAAAACTGGATTGTTTTAACTTCTGGAAACACTATTTTAGTAGCAGATGCTATAAATAGTTTAATTAGTTTACCAGAAAACACAAGCATCCGTGTTTTTACTTTTAATAAAGGAAAAGCTTTCGATAAAATAGCAAATTTAAAACTAGCCAAAATCAACCTAACTTATGTTAGTGATGAGTATGTAAATGAAGCTTCTGCATCTACACAGCAATTTAATAATCAATATGCTAAAAAGAACAATGCGTTGCCTTCTTTTTCGGCAACCAAAGGTTTTGATATTACCTATGATGTTTTAATTCGTTTAGCTTCTGGAGATGATTTAAAAGATACTTTTAAAGATGGAGCTTCTTTTAGGGTAGAAAGTAAGTTTGATTATTCAAGTAAAATGTTTGGTGTATCAGAAAATAACGGACTGTTTATTGTTCAGTATAATAAAGATTTAAGTTTAACGAGGTTAAAGTAG
- the guaA gene encoding glutamine-hydrolyzing GMP synthase, protein MQQHNVLILDFGSQYTQLIARRVRELNIYCEIHPYNHQPANASEFKAVILSGSPNSVRGENVLHPDLSEIRGKKPVLAVCYGAQYLAHFSGGKVAPSNTREYGRANLSFIESGETFFENISEGSQVWMSHSDTIKELPTGGKLLASTKDVENAAYKIEGEETYAIQFHPEVYHSKDGKQLLENFLVKIARVAQTWTPDSFVESTVAAIREKVGNDKVVLGLSGGVDSTVAAVLLHKAIGKNLYCIFVNNGLLRKNEFESVLTQYEGMGLNVKGVDASARFLKALEGLTDPEKKRKAIGNSFIEVFDDEAHQITDVTWLAQGTIYPDVIESVSVNGGPSATIKSHHNVGGLPDYMKLKIVEPLRMIFKDEVRRVGASMGIDPELLGRHPFPGPGLGIRILGDITAEKVRILQEVDAVFINGLKEDGLYDKVWQAGAMLLPVNSVGVMGDERTYEKVVALRAVESTDGMTADWVNLPYEFLQKTSNKIINQVKGVNRVVYDISSKPPATIEWE, encoded by the coding sequence ATGCAACAACACAACGTACTTATTTTAGATTTCGGATCGCAATACACACAACTAATTGCGCGAAGAGTAAGAGAATTAAACATCTACTGTGAAATTCATCCTTACAATCATCAACCAGCAAACGCAAGCGAATTTAAAGCAGTTATCTTATCAGGTAGCCCAAACTCTGTAAGAGGAGAAAATGTTTTACACCCAGATTTATCAGAAATTAGAGGAAAAAAGCCTGTTTTAGCAGTTTGTTATGGTGCTCAATATTTAGCACATTTTTCTGGCGGAAAAGTAGCTCCTTCAAATACTAGAGAATATGGTAGAGCAAACTTATCTTTTATTGAAAGTGGAGAAACTTTCTTCGAAAACATTTCAGAAGGGAGTCAGGTTTGGATGAGCCATTCAGACACTATTAAAGAATTACCAACAGGAGGAAAATTATTAGCAAGCACAAAAGATGTAGAAAATGCTGCTTATAAAATAGAAGGTGAAGAAACGTATGCAATTCAATTTCATCCAGAAGTGTATCACTCTAAAGACGGTAAACAGTTATTAGAAAACTTTTTGGTTAAAATTGCAAGAGTAGCACAAACTTGGACTCCAGATTCTTTTGTAGAAAGTACTGTAGCAGCAATTAGAGAAAAAGTAGGAAACGATAAAGTAGTTTTAGGACTTTCTGGTGGTGTAGATTCTACAGTGGCAGCAGTATTATTACACAAAGCAATTGGTAAAAACCTGTATTGTATTTTTGTTAATAATGGTCTTTTAAGAAAAAATGAGTTCGAAAGTGTACTAACTCAATACGAAGGTATGGGATTAAACGTTAAAGGTGTAGATGCATCGGCACGTTTTTTGAAAGCTTTAGAAGGATTAACAGATCCAGAGAAAAAAAGAAAAGCAATCGGAAACTCTTTTATTGAGGTTTTTGATGATGAAGCACATCAAATTACAGATGTAACTTGGTTAGCACAAGGTACTATTTATCCAGATGTTATTGAGTCTGTTTCTGTAAATGGAGGACCATCTGCAACAATTAAAAGTCATCATAATGTGGGAGGTTTACCAGATTATATGAAATTAAAAATTGTAGAGCCTTTAAGAATGATTTTTAAAGACGAAGTAAGAAGAGTAGGAGCTTCTATGGGGATTGATCCAGAATTATTAGGGCGTCATCCTTTTCCTGGACCAGGTTTAGGAATCCGTATTTTAGGAGATATTACTGCAGAAAAAGTTAGAATTTTACAAGAAGTAGACGCCGTTTTTATAAACGGATTAAAAGAAGATGGCTTGTATGATAAAGTTTGGCAAGCAGGTGCTATGTTACTGCCAGTAAACTCTGTAGGAGTAATGGGAGATGAAAGAACTTACGAAAAAGTAGTGGCTTTAAGAGCCGTAGAAAGTACAGATGGTATGACTGCAGATTGGGTAAATTTACCTTATGAGTTTTTGCAAAAAACATCTAATAAAATTATAAATCAAGTAAAAGGTGTAAACAGAGTTGTCTATGATATTAGCTCTAAACCACCTGCAACTATAGAATGGGAATAA
- a CDS encoding 3-oxoacyl-ACP synthase III family protein, producing the protein MISSKITGTGTFIPSIKKENKDFLNEHFLNEDGTTFSSENDVIIEKFKAITGIEERRYAKPEYASSDLAYFAAQKAIEDANINQEDLDYIIIAHNFGDVKVGAVQSDMLPSLATRVKHKLGIKNPNCVAYDILFCCPGWIEATIQAHAFIKAGMAKKCLVIGSETLSRVVDKYDRDSMIFSDGAGACILEATEEANVGILSNATQTFANDEAFYLHYGSSFNKEENQDVQYIKMLGRKIYEFALVHVPAAMKFALDKSGVEIDDVKKIFIHQANEKMDEAIMKRFFRLFKKKVPEGVMPLSIRKLGNSSVATVPTLLDLVLKGVIEGQEVNKGDVVIFASVGAGMNINAIVYRF; encoded by the coding sequence ATGATTTCATCAAAAATAACAGGAACAGGAACTTTTATACCATCTATTAAAAAGGAAAACAAAGATTTCTTAAATGAACATTTCTTGAATGAAGATGGTACTACCTTTTCATCAGAAAATGATGTTATTATCGAAAAATTTAAAGCAATTACCGGTATAGAAGAAAGACGATACGCAAAACCAGAATATGCCTCTTCTGATTTGGCATACTTTGCAGCTCAAAAAGCAATTGAAGATGCCAATATCAATCAAGAAGATTTAGATTATATTATTATCGCTCATAATTTTGGAGACGTAAAAGTAGGTGCAGTACAAAGTGATATGTTACCAAGTCTGGCAACAAGAGTAAAACACAAGTTGGGTATTAAAAACCCTAACTGTGTTGCGTATGATATTCTTTTTTGTTGCCCAGGTTGGATAGAAGCAACCATACAAGCCCATGCATTTATTAAAGCAGGAATGGCTAAAAAATGTTTGGTTATTGGTTCTGAAACGTTGTCTAGAGTGGTAGATAAATACGATAGAGATTCTATGATTTTTAGTGATGGAGCAGGAGCTTGTATTTTAGAAGCTACAGAAGAAGCTAATGTTGGTATTTTAAGTAATGCAACGCAAACCTTTGCAAATGACGAAGCCTTTTACTTACATTACGGTAGTTCTTTTAATAAAGAAGAAAACCAAGATGTGCAGTATATTAAAATGTTAGGTAGAAAAATTTATGAATTTGCCTTGGTTCATGTTCCTGCTGCTATGAAATTTGCTTTAGATAAAAGTGGCGTAGAAATAGACGATGTTAAAAAGATATTCATTCATCAAGCCAATGAAAAAATGGACGAGGCTATTATGAAACGTTTCTTTAGATTATTTAAAAAGAAAGTTCCAGAAGGAGTAATGCCTTTAAGTATTCGTAAATTAGGAAATAGTTCTGTTGCAACCGTACCTACATTATTAGATTTGGTTTTAAAAGGAGTAATTGAGGGGCAAGAAGTAAATAAAGGAGATGTTGTTATTTTTGCTTCAGTTGGTGCAGGAATGAACATCAATGCTATTGTTTATCGTTTTTAA
- a CDS encoding group III truncated hemoglobin, with product MKPDISSRKDIKFIITKFYDLLLADKKMIPFFEDIVAQNHLEEHLNVISDFWNDILFDTNTYANNVMKKHVDKNAFVVFKKEHFTIWISYFFETIDASFEGENAHNMKNRARSIATVMELKMGVYQ from the coding sequence ATGAAACCAGATATTTCTTCAAGAAAAGACATCAAATTTATTATTACAAAGTTTTATGATTTGTTATTGGCTGATAAAAAAATGATTCCTTTTTTCGAAGATATTGTAGCACAAAATCATTTAGAAGAACATTTAAACGTTATTTCTGATTTTTGGAACGACATTCTTTTCGATACAAATACCTACGCTAATAATGTGATGAAAAAGCATGTGGATAAAAATGCTTTTGTGGTTTTTAAGAAAGAACATTTTACTATTTGGATATCGTATTTTTTTGAAACGATAGATGCTAGTTTTGAAGGAGAAAATGCGCACAATATGAAGAATAGAGCAAGGTCTATAGCTACTGTTATGGAACTAAAAATGGGAGTTTATCAATAA
- the cdd gene encoding cytidine deaminase, producing MRKIEISTSATIYKDISELSVEDNKLMHKAIEARKKAYAPYSKFNVGAALLLDNGEIVLGNNQESAAYPSGMCAERVAIWKAGSTYPNMKIKKLAITASSTITNVDKPIGPCGACRQTLSEYEINQKEPFKVLFMGEVGEVVVTESLLSLLPFSFDSKYL from the coding sequence ATGAGAAAAATTGAAATTTCAACTTCAGCTACTATTTATAAAGATATTTCAGAGCTTTCCGTAGAAGACAATAAGTTAATGCATAAAGCCATTGAAGCTAGAAAAAAAGCATACGCTCCTTATTCTAAATTTAATGTAGGTGCTGCCTTGTTGTTAGATAATGGAGAGATTGTTTTAGGAAACAATCAAGAAAGTGCAGCATACCCTTCTGGTATGTGTGCAGAAAGAGTTGCTATTTGGAAAGCAGGCTCTACATACCCAAACATGAAAATCAAGAAATTGGCAATTACGGCAAGTTCTACCATAACAAATGTAGATAAACCAATAGGTCCTTGTGGTGCCTGTAGGCAAACTTTATCAGAATATGAAATCAATCAAAAAGAACCCTTTAAGGTGCTTTTTATGGGAGAAGTTGGTGAGGTTGTAGTAACAGAATCATTACTTTCTTTATTGCCTTTTTCGTTTGATAGTAAATACTTGTAG